In Candidatus Thermoplasmatota archaeon, the following are encoded in one genomic region:
- the leuS gene encoding leucine--tRNA ligase: MVDFTAIEKKWQERWFKAGLYKAKKDGKKFFIHFAYPGISGYLHVGHMRGFAYADIIARYKRMTGYSVCFPAGFHASGLPTVSLAKKVARKESGMLKYLRDNRCPDDVIKKLSDPEEVVRYFSKVYVEDYWKPFGFFIDYSRLMDTISPGYKKFIEWQFHKLKDKGLLIQKPHFAPFCPNCGPVAVDKSETDISEGGDAEILEFTVIKFQMDDMILPAATLRPETIFGVTNMWINPDEEYVITMVGNEKWILSEQGSQKISNQMNKEVEAIGTVSGKELVGKKCTVPVVERKVPILPATFADPNVATGIVMSVPAHAPYDYIALKDLQSDIEPIVIISVRGHTIPAKEVVEKMGIKNQNEEDALEKATQEVYKEEFHKGTLNESCGEYAGIKISEIKDSVKNMLIEEGKASIMREFSKRVVCRCGNEVIIKIVPDQWFIRYSDEELTGMSKEHAASMDIYPEEYKQELPKVLDWFKDRACIRQGSWLGTEFPFKKEWIIEPISDSALYPAYYVISKYVNERRLKTDDMDNEFFDYVFLGRGKEKNSMWKEIRDDFLYWYPVDINLGGKEHKTVHFPVFIMNHVAIMEAEHWPKGIFVNWWIIQKSGEKISKSKGGAVPIPDAATLYGIDAMRLYYAHIGSPYVDVEWDNNKVENYRSRLAKLWNMHDHLLGIQKEEESSIDDWLEAMLNQKIRDIKRAMENYELRKAANIIFFDIYNTFQWYMERGGKNSRVVKKLMGDWIKMMCPFTPHIAEEMWENLGKEGFVSEDLFPEEKPVNEEVLRSEQLLIKTVEDIKEILDVTKIKPSKIFIYTSPSWKWTVAEKATELAENKKLDMGTLMKELMSNKDIKSYAKHVPRFAQKIIKDVSRGNKFARVDETGYLKNAKGFLRKELNAEVEIFSADDDVPDPGNKKAKAEPLRPAIYAE; encoded by the coding sequence ATGGTAGACTTCACGGCCATAGAAAAAAAATGGCAGGAAAGATGGTTTAAGGCAGGGCTTTATAAGGCGAAAAAAGATGGAAAAAAATTCTTCATACATTTTGCGTATCCGGGCATTTCTGGATATCTCCATGTCGGGCACATGAGAGGGTTTGCCTATGCAGATATTATCGCAAGATACAAGAGAATGACAGGCTATAGCGTCTGTTTCCCGGCTGGCTTTCATGCATCCGGGCTGCCCACCGTAAGCCTGGCGAAGAAAGTGGCCAGGAAAGAGTCTGGTATGCTCAAATATTTGAGGGATAACAGATGCCCTGATGATGTAATAAAAAAACTTTCCGACCCGGAAGAGGTTGTGAGATACTTCAGTAAGGTGTACGTTGAAGATTACTGGAAACCCTTTGGATTTTTTATAGACTATTCACGACTCATGGATACTATTTCGCCGGGCTACAAAAAATTCATAGAGTGGCAGTTTCACAAATTAAAAGATAAAGGATTGTTGATTCAGAAGCCCCACTTCGCTCCTTTTTGTCCGAATTGCGGGCCTGTAGCGGTGGACAAGTCGGAGACAGACATATCGGAAGGGGGAGATGCAGAAATTCTCGAGTTTACCGTCATAAAATTCCAGATGGATGATATGATTTTACCAGCTGCCACGCTCCGCCCGGAAACAATATTCGGGGTTACAAACATGTGGATTAATCCCGATGAAGAGTACGTTATAACCATGGTGGGCAATGAAAAGTGGATTCTCTCAGAGCAGGGTAGCCAAAAAATTTCTAATCAGATGAACAAGGAAGTGGAGGCGATTGGAACCGTTTCCGGGAAAGAACTCGTCGGAAAGAAATGCACCGTTCCAGTAGTGGAAAGGAAAGTCCCAATTTTACCGGCTACATTTGCCGATCCCAACGTGGCTACGGGTATTGTCATGTCCGTTCCAGCCCATGCCCCGTATGACTACATCGCATTAAAAGATTTGCAATCAGATATTGAGCCGATTGTCATCATTTCTGTTAGGGGACACACCATTCCTGCAAAGGAAGTTGTAGAGAAAATGGGGATAAAGAATCAGAATGAAGAAGATGCATTGGAAAAAGCTACACAGGAAGTATATAAGGAAGAATTTCACAAAGGAACGTTAAATGAAAGTTGTGGAGAATATGCGGGCATAAAAATTTCTGAAATAAAAGATTCGGTGAAGAATATGCTCATCGAGGAAGGGAAGGCATCCATTATGAGGGAATTTTCAAAGCGTGTTGTCTGCCGATGCGGCAACGAAGTCATAATAAAAATTGTGCCAGATCAGTGGTTTATCCGCTATAGTGATGAAGAATTGACCGGAATGAGTAAAGAGCATGCTGCAAGCATGGACATATATCCTGAAGAATATAAGCAGGAATTGCCAAAAGTTTTGGATTGGTTTAAAGACAGGGCATGCATCCGGCAGGGCTCATGGCTTGGAACAGAATTTCCGTTCAAAAAGGAGTGGATTATCGAGCCCATTTCCGATTCGGCACTTTACCCAGCATACTACGTCATATCAAAATATGTAAATGAGAGAAGGCTAAAGACAGATGACATGGACAATGAATTCTTTGATTATGTTTTTCTGGGCAGAGGAAAAGAAAAAAATTCGATGTGGAAGGAAATCAGAGATGACTTTCTTTACTGGTATCCCGTAGATATAAACCTCGGAGGAAAGGAGCATAAGACCGTTCATTTCCCTGTCTTCATAATGAATCATGTTGCAATCATGGAAGCAGAGCATTGGCCCAAAGGCATATTCGTCAACTGGTGGATAATACAGAAAAGTGGAGAAAAAATTTCAAAATCAAAAGGAGGGGCAGTACCCATACCAGATGCTGCCACTCTCTATGGCATAGATGCAATGCGCCTCTATTATGCCCATATCGGCTCTCCGTATGTTGACGTAGAATGGGACAACAATAAGGTAGAAAATTATAGGAGCAGACTTGCCAAGCTCTGGAATATGCATGACCATCTGCTCGGAATACAAAAGGAGGAGGAAAGCAGCATAGACGACTGGCTGGAAGCAATGCTCAACCAGAAAATTAGGGATATAAAAAGAGCGATGGAAAATTATGAATTAAGGAAGGCTGCAAACATCATATTTTTTGATATTTATAACACCTTTCAATGGTATATGGAAAGAGGAGGAAAAAACAGCAGGGTGGTTAAAAAATTGATGGGGGACTGGATAAAAATGATGTGCCCCTTCACGCCACACATTGCGGAAGAGATGTGGGAAAATCTTGGCAAGGAAGGTTTTGTATCTGAAGATTTATTTCCCGAAGAAAAGCCAGTAAATGAGGAAGTATTGAGAAGCGAGCAGCTGTTGATAAAAACCGTGGAAGATATCAAAGAAATACTGGATGTTACAAAGATAAAACCTTCAAAAATTTTTATTTACACCTCGCCTTCATGGAAATGGACTGTAGCAGAGAAAGCAACAGAACTTGCAGAAAATAAAAAACTTGACATGGGAACATTAATGAAAGAATTGATGAGTAATAAAGACATCAAATCATATGCAAAGCATGTACCGAGGTTTGC